The following proteins are co-located in the [Pasteurella] mairii genome:
- the mtr2 gene encoding tryptophan-specific transport protein-2: protein MTAQKRPSLFGGAMIIAGGTIGAGMLANPTSMAGVWFIGSVLVLIYTWFCMTTSGLMLLEANLHYPTGAGFDTIVKDLLGQGWNVINGIALAFVLYILTYAYITSGGGITESLLNQLLSSEQSAVEIGRTSGSLIFCVVLGLFVWFSTKAVDRFSTVLIAGMVISFILSITGLVSSINTEVLFDQVAQQDPQYFSYALVSLPVCLVSFGFHQNVPSLVKYYDRDSRKVLKSIFIGTAIALVIYLLWQIAVQGNLPRSEFAPVIEKSGDIAALLDALSKYLPTDYISIILRFFAYMAIASSFLAVTLGLFDYIADLFKFSDSPLGRAKTALITFLPPLLLSLQFPYGFVLAIGYAGLAATIWTAIVPSLLIKASRKKFSERSFTVYGGNFMVYFIFLFGLLNIFAQIAMQLGWLADFKG from the coding sequence ATGACTGCACAAAAACGCCCTTCGCTTTTCGGTGGCGCCATGATTATCGCCGGTGGCACTATCGGTGCCGGAATGTTAGCCAACCCAACTTCCATGGCGGGAGTTTGGTTTATCGGATCCGTGTTAGTATTAATTTACACTTGGTTTTGTATGACCACATCCGGTTTAATGCTGCTAGAAGCCAATTTACATTATCCTACCGGCGCCGGCTTTGACACTATCGTCAAAGATTTACTCGGTCAAGGTTGGAATGTGATCAACGGAATTGCCCTCGCCTTCGTACTGTACATTCTCACCTATGCCTACATCACCTCCGGTGGCGGGATCACGGAAAGTCTTCTCAACCAATTGCTCAGCTCCGAACAAAGTGCGGTCGAAATTGGACGCACTTCCGGTTCCTTAATTTTCTGTGTGGTGCTGGGGCTTTTTGTCTGGTTTTCCACCAAAGCGGTCGATCGTTTTAGTACCGTATTAATCGCCGGCATGGTCATTTCTTTCATCTTATCCATCACCGGCTTAGTTTCCTCTATTAACACCGAGGTCTTATTCGATCAAGTGGCGCAACAAGATCCACAATATTTTTCTTATGCGTTGGTTTCCCTGCCGGTATGCTTAGTTTCTTTCGGTTTCCACCAAAATGTTCCAAGTTTAGTGAAATACTATGATCGCGACAGCCGAAAAGTGCTGAAATCTATTTTTATCGGTACAGCCATTGCCTTAGTCATCTATTTATTATGGCAAATCGCGGTACAAGGCAATTTACCACGCAGCGAATTTGCTCCCGTCATTGAAAAAAGTGGTGACATTGCTGCCCTATTGGATGCCTTAAGCAAATATTTACCGACCGATTATATCAGCATTATTTTGCGCTTTTTCGCCTACATGGCAATCGCTAGCTCCTTTTTAGCGGTAACCCTTGGATTATTCGATTATATTGCGGATTTATTTAAATTCAGCGACAGTCCCCTTGGTCGCGCTAAAACCGCGCTTATCACCTTCTTACCGCCATTGCTACTTAGCTTGCAATTTCCTTATGGCTTTGTCCTTGCCATTGGTTACGCCGGCTTAGCCGCCACCATCTGGACTGCTATCGTGCCGAGTTTATTAATTAAAGCAAGCCGCAAAAAATTTAGTGAGCGCTCGTTCACCGTTTATGGCGGCAACTTTATGGTGTATTTCATCTTTTTATTCGGTCTTCTCAATATCTTTGCGCAAATCGCCATGCAATTAGGCTGGTTAGCGGATTTTAAAGGATAG